A region from the Thermomicrobiales bacterium genome encodes:
- a CDS encoding SpaA isopeptide-forming pilin-related protein yields the protein MSAASSRPGPNPKPPGAGRGRAFSFLTVLMLVLGMLVPFSMVQQVAAAPVGDPDLAVEGEALQGGPPPLQGVFAVTIGGDVANVVGPVSLGNQGNGVWQGTAPLPPGSYGFSVIVSTNDGDVNAGNSQVNVTDDAAGAVFEFDANTGQISSGPLLVTLNTDYGVFNMVGDGGGNFVSNFDASPFSPVNVETALNGVPTGSTAQPVAGNEGRVRVVSDANGNILQAGGVDTGQLQVFKTDDEGNPQAGACFAVSGGGGVASQACDSSDGSLDGSTTLYFPNGIPGGGNLVETFTPDGQDAADPQQIGLSPGFNQAQAFVEGAGGGGGADLDEPGDEPIGDQPDQPDQPDQPVGPTTATIQFISVDQNGSILPGACFSIDGVGQQCDDDFDGVVTFSNVPLGSYNISSTQAPQGYQNIQPTQINVQGDQQFNVPFQQQAPQTGTIAVTTIDENGNELPGVCYNLSQFGQQCDGDDPDNVMTQTDVPAGNYTIELIVPDGYQAVGQPQQQITVQPGQTASVQFQVQTAAPTTFSVSITTVDQNGSVLAGACYQIDGVGQQCDDDFDGVTTFTGVNAGAYNIFQTQAPEGFELASPQQVDVQSDQQLVFANQPTVVEPEATETSEVPVEPTEEPTEQVAPSEGFTIGLVALDPDNNIVPGACYSLDNGPEQCDDDGDGAVTFTGVAAGNHVATMTQAPAGFQNVGALGVDVTGDQQFAVRLTPSEEPGEGTGTIAASVIDENGVAIPGACFEIVGIDQDCDGDDDDAIMTQPDVPVGAYTVNLIVPDGYTAVGPTSQQATVTADQITNVQFQVTSQAEAPTDTPTEEAVEPSPTEESVEPSPTEETGVIPSEGFGAIQVVVTDDGFPILGACVAYSGPANGEVCDGDPNDADPNQASILIQDLPAGQYQVGMPNPPSGFDPAAPQTVLVSDGQVQNVVLQTGGEVAPPAEPTETPTEIVPPTETPVPTETPTPEPTTGDLVITTTDENGSPLPGACYSLNGSAPICDNGEGDADPAVGSIRVVDVSAGDVTVTETQAPEGFLASDPQTVSVPAGGETAAQFVNAVAPPPTGSFRVVKRNEDGNRIGGSCWTLTGAESFGPYCDNDASDIDARDGVIEVENIPVGDYTLSETTTPEGYLAVADQAITITEGERTGISLIDETAAGSLVITKTDDQGVALGGACFTVGDVNVCDDGDGDTANTTPGTIQIDGLKPGDYDVTETQAPDGYVASADPVSITVTAGEQATATFQNSRETGSVQITKVDAADASTTLGGACFTVAGQSVCDNGEGDGDSADGVILISGVPVGPQTVTETQAPEGFSAGQDTNVEVTANETAAVTVGNEKQAGTLQIVKVDAADGATTLGGACFSLNDGEPICDNGEGDTDSNSGSIVIENLAPGDYTVTETQAPEGYAASGDPQAATVSADETTTLTFQNAVAQGQIRILKVDQDGGASLGGACFTIDDGLPVCDNNTGDLDPAEGVILVDATAGERTVTEVTAPEGYDPVLSPQTVAVANGETAEVTFANSAFTGSVRITKTDNSTQQPLGGACFTLQDAEGNTVGPVCDNGEGDSDPAEGIIVLQGVTAGTYDVLESTTPEGYVAPEGAVATGVQVTSGQAAEVEVGNEPVDVPTPTPLPAGSLLIDKVDENGQALAGACFQLLGSTNVGPVCDNGAADTDPAEGKIGIANIPAGDYTLTETQAPAGFSQAASQNVTIAVGETLDVQVVNVASTPAVGMLVINVTDDAGNALGGACFTYGGTNICDNGIGDENPAPGVIQVSGVAVGDYQVVQTVAPTGFQIADAQATSITADQTSVLDFVQTAAEPETGGLQIDLTDDEGNPVEGACISVTPSSNVTGGESIVLCDGGEEDTNPAPGVLVVEDLPVGTWTVSQASIPGEESAQVAGIDFKVQPLQGDVASAAAISSNSKTVTVKANVIVIVIIIIIVNPPTEGSLQIVKRAQDTNLLQGGACFRVTGQGNDIEVCDNDGVDQNTTVGVILLTELGEGDYTVSETQAPAGYDPAPDQIATVLGGLKTSITFKDPKSNTPGELTILKIDNYGDPILGTCFSLRQGNSTVYGPVCDADDGSNDGQITFTNVTPGNYTLRETTTAGPDWQPINDIAVTVHAGVNPDLPVVNTLKTGSVRITKQNQNGTQTLGGSCFGLDRGNGLEFVTCDNQPGDADPAVGIILINNVPPGAYELVETQAPPGYDVGPNADIAVDPAKVTQVAVRNTPSAPPTDVGNLTIQKKDQKGAALAGACFVLKQGNVTKYGPVCDEDDGASDGTITFTGVGVGDYGIVETRKPSADYQTPPTTYVTITKNQTKTVTITNVLRPGLIQITKVDQKGHPLTNACFKITPGNFAVQCTDGSGTVVFQNLPPGVYTVTETKAPYGYQLAPAVTNVVVNPGLTTPLTIVNKLLPPPPDAGSIKLIKFYCPQTSNAETWTVYDSSDSVQTPLALTANCKKGDATFTLSRKDGTGTPITFSTGQDGEAHLTLQSGVYILTEKGTGTKVEVTVYVGQQTTVVVLNYVKPPKPAPVTVEVRKFTCDPGFKGQFYLDFINACGSASALTNGVEVRLSGVSINQTRYTGDTGVQGLTRFTQLPAGNYSLQEKTPEGTSVYVWCGVRLDSYEFGAIGSIINFPLESGQTMYCAYFNVPDVVTDTTGTIVVEKYGCALPAVKRPANFDWFANCAPQTTGVRFTISKLVDGQYVPTLAGVTDVNGQLKFPNLAPGTYKLQEVGADWCHAESDAVNAQGDVVVTAGKRSTVWIFNCIPTNQPPNTGVGSTAGIVLPGLAPPGAGSGAILPSGIALEYHRRFVAIFG from the coding sequence TTGTCCGCCGCGAGCAGCCGGCCCGGACCGAACCCGAAACCTCCCGGAGCCGGGAGAGGACGCGCGTTCTCGTTCCTGACCGTGCTGATGCTCGTGCTCGGCATGTTGGTTCCATTCTCCATGGTGCAGCAGGTCGCCGCCGCCCCGGTGGGCGATCCCGATCTCGCGGTCGAGGGAGAGGCACTGCAAGGCGGTCCGCCGCCGTTGCAGGGCGTCTTCGCTGTCACGATTGGGGGCGACGTCGCCAACGTGGTGGGGCCGGTATCGCTGGGCAATCAGGGCAATGGCGTCTGGCAGGGCACCGCGCCGCTGCCTCCAGGGTCCTATGGCTTCAGCGTCATCGTCTCGACCAACGATGGTGATGTGAACGCCGGCAACTCGCAGGTCAACGTGACCGATGACGCTGCTGGCGCTGTCTTCGAATTCGATGCAAACACGGGCCAGATTTCCTCTGGACCACTCCTCGTAACACTCAATACCGACTATGGCGTCTTCAACATGGTTGGTGACGGCGGCGGCAACTTCGTCAGCAACTTCGACGCCAGTCCCTTCTCTCCGGTCAATGTGGAAACCGCCCTCAATGGCGTGCCTACCGGCAGCACCGCGCAGCCGGTGGCCGGTAACGAAGGCCGTGTGCGGGTAGTCTCTGACGCGAACGGCAACATCTTGCAGGCGGGCGGCGTCGATACCGGCCAGCTCCAGGTCTTCAAGACGGACGACGAAGGCAACCCGCAGGCGGGCGCCTGTTTCGCCGTGTCTGGTGGCGGAGGGGTTGCCAGCCAGGCGTGCGACTCCTCGGACGGCAGTCTCGATGGCAGCACCACCCTGTATTTCCCGAACGGGATCCCAGGTGGAGGAAACCTGGTCGAGACCTTCACCCCTGACGGGCAGGACGCGGCGGACCCGCAGCAGATTGGCCTTTCGCCGGGCTTCAATCAGGCGCAGGCCTTTGTCGAAGGCGCCGGGGGCGGCGGAGGCGCTGATCTGGACGAGCCAGGCGACGAACCAATCGGCGATCAGCCGGATCAACCGGATCAACCAGATCAACCGGTCGGGCCAACCACGGCCACCATCCAGTTCATTTCCGTTGATCAGAACGGCAGCATTCTGCCCGGCGCATGCTTCTCAATCGATGGTGTCGGCCAGCAGTGCGATGACGACTTCGATGGAGTCGTGACTTTCAGCAACGTGCCGCTCGGTTCCTACAACATCAGCTCCACGCAGGCGCCGCAGGGTTATCAGAACATTCAGCCGACCCAGATCAACGTCCAGGGCGACCAGCAATTCAACGTTCCGTTCCAGCAACAGGCGCCCCAAACCGGGACCATCGCGGTTACCACCATCGACGAGAACGGCAACGAGCTGCCGGGTGTCTGCTACAACCTGTCGCAGTTCGGCCAGCAATGCGATGGTGACGACCCCGACAATGTCATGACCCAGACGGACGTGCCGGCCGGCAACTACACGATCGAGCTGATCGTGCCGGACGGCTATCAGGCGGTGGGCCAGCCTCAGCAGCAGATCACCGTGCAGCCGGGACAGACGGCCTCGGTGCAGTTCCAGGTGCAGACGGCGGCTCCGACGACCTTCTCGGTCAGCATCACCACGGTCGATCAGAACGGCAGCGTTCTGGCCGGCGCGTGCTATCAGATCGATGGTGTCGGCCAGCAGTGCGACGACGACTTCGATGGCGTGACCACCTTCACGGGTGTGAACGCCGGCGCATACAACATCTTCCAGACCCAGGCGCCGGAAGGCTTCGAGCTCGCTTCGCCGCAACAGGTCGATGTCCAGAGCGATCAGCAATTGGTCTTCGCCAATCAACCGACGGTGGTCGAACCGGAAGCCACCGAGACCAGCGAGGTCCCGGTCGAGCCGACCGAAGAGCCGACCGAGCAAGTGGCGCCGTCCGAAGGATTCACCATCGGTCTGGTGGCGCTCGATCCGGACAACAACATCGTTCCGGGCGCCTGCTATTCGCTCGACAACGGACCCGAACAGTGCGATGACGACGGCGACGGCGCGGTGACCTTCACCGGCGTTGCCGCGGGCAATCACGTTGCAACCATGACCCAGGCTCCGGCCGGGTTCCAGAATGTCGGAGCGCTGGGCGTCGACGTCACCGGCGACCAGCAGTTTGCCGTTCGCCTCACGCCCAGCGAGGAACCGGGCGAGGGCACTGGCACGATCGCAGCCTCCGTCATCGACGAAAACGGCGTCGCCATTCCAGGTGCGTGCTTCGAGATCGTTGGCATCGACCAGGACTGCGATGGTGACGACGATGACGCGATCATGACCCAGCCGGATGTTCCGGTGGGCGCCTACACCGTCAACCTGATCGTGCCGGACGGCTACACCGCGGTTGGGCCGACCAGCCAGCAGGCGACGGTCACTGCCGATCAGATCACCAACGTCCAGTTCCAGGTCACCTCGCAAGCCGAGGCCCCAACCGACACACCGACCGAAGAGGCTGTCGAACCGTCTCCCACCGAGGAAAGCGTGGAGCCGTCTCCCACCGAGGAAACGGGCGTCATCCCGTCGGAGGGTTTCGGGGCGATTCAGGTCGTGGTGACCGATGACGGGTTCCCGATTCTGGGAGCATGCGTCGCCTATTCCGGCCCCGCCAACGGGGAGGTCTGCGACGGCGACCCCAACGATGCCGATCCGAACCAGGCCAGCATCCTGATCCAGGATCTGCCGGCCGGGCAATACCAGGTCGGGATGCCGAACCCGCCGTCGGGATTCGATCCGGCCGCGCCGCAGACGGTGCTGGTCTCGGATGGCCAGGTGCAGAACGTTGTGCTCCAGACCGGCGGCGAAGTGGCTCCGCCGGCCGAGCCGACCGAGACGCCGACCGAAATCGTGCCTCCGACCGAGACGCCGGTTCCAACCGAAACTCCAACTCCGGAACCGACGACCGGCGATCTTGTCATCACCACCACCGATGAGAACGGTTCGCCGTTGCCTGGCGCCTGCTACTCGCTGAATGGCAGCGCCCCGATCTGCGACAACGGCGAAGGCGATGCCGACCCCGCGGTGGGCTCGATTCGCGTGGTCGATGTGAGCGCGGGTGACGTAACCGTCACCGAAACTCAGGCGCCCGAGGGCTTCCTGGCCTCCGATCCGCAGACTGTATCGGTTCCCGCAGGTGGCGAAACTGCCGCGCAGTTCGTCAACGCCGTTGCTCCGCCGCCCACTGGATCGTTCCGGGTGGTCAAGCGAAACGAAGACGGCAACCGCATTGGCGGCTCGTGCTGGACGCTGACCGGTGCAGAGAGCTTCGGCCCATATTGCGACAACGATGCGAGCGATATCGACGCGCGCGACGGCGTGATCGAAGTCGAGAACATCCCGGTCGGGGACTACACCCTGAGCGAGACGACGACGCCCGAGGGATACCTGGCGGTTGCCGATCAGGCCATCACCATCACCGAAGGTGAGCGCACCGGCATTTCACTGATCGATGAGACAGCCGCTGGCTCGTTGGTCATCACCAAGACCGATGATCAGGGTGTCGCGCTCGGTGGTGCGTGCTTCACCGTCGGCGATGTCAATGTCTGCGACGACGGTGATGGCGACACGGCCAACACCACGCCGGGCACGATCCAGATCGATGGCCTCAAGCCGGGCGACTACGACGTGACCGAAACCCAGGCGCCGGACGGCTATGTCGCGTCTGCCGATCCGGTGAGCATCACCGTGACCGCTGGTGAGCAAGCCACGGCGACCTTCCAGAACAGCCGTGAGACAGGGTCGGTGCAGATCACCAAGGTGGATGCGGCCGATGCGAGCACGACGCTGGGCGGCGCGTGCTTCACCGTGGCCGGTCAGTCGGTTTGCGACAACGGTGAAGGCGACGGTGACAGCGCAGACGGCGTCATCCTGATTTCCGGGGTGCCGGTCGGTCCGCAGACCGTGACCGAGACCCAGGCGCCGGAGGGCTTTTCCGCCGGCCAGGACACGAATGTGGAGGTCACGGCGAACGAGACCGCCGCAGTCACCGTTGGCAACGAAAAGCAGGCTGGAACGCTGCAGATCGTCAAGGTCGATGCCGCGGACGGCGCCACCACGCTCGGCGGCGCGTGCTTCAGCCTGAACGACGGCGAACCGATCTGCGACAACGGTGAGGGCGATACCGATTCGAATTCGGGCTCGATCGTGATCGAGAATCTCGCGCCGGGCGACTACACCGTTACGGAAACGCAAGCCCCCGAAGGGTACGCCGCCTCTGGCGATCCCCAGGCCGCGACTGTGTCCGCCGATGAGACGACGACGCTGACGTTCCAGAATGCGGTGGCACAGGGCCAGATCCGAATCCTGAAGGTCGATCAGGATGGCGGCGCCAGTCTCGGCGGGGCCTGCTTCACGATCGATGACGGGTTGCCGGTCTGCGACAACAACACCGGCGACCTCGATCCGGCCGAAGGCGTGATCCTGGTGGATGCCACCGCGGGAGAGCGGACCGTCACCGAAGTGACTGCGCCAGAAGGCTACGATCCGGTTCTTTCGCCGCAGACCGTTGCCGTTGCAAACGGGGAGACGGCGGAGGTCACCTTCGCGAACAGTGCGTTCACCGGCTCGGTGCGCATCACCAAGACCGACAACAGCACCCAGCAGCCGCTCGGCGGCGCCTGCTTCACCTTGCAGGACGCGGAGGGGAACACGGTCGGTCCGGTCTGCGACAACGGTGAGGGCGATTCCGATCCGGCCGAGGGCATCATCGTGCTCCAGGGCGTGACCGCCGGCACCTATGACGTGCTGGAATCGACCACTCCGGAGGGCTATGTCGCGCCGGAGGGCGCGGTCGCCACGGGTGTCCAGGTCACCTCGGGACAGGCGGCGGAGGTCGAGGTTGGCAATGAGCCGGTCGACGTTCCGACGCCGACCCCGCTCCCAGCCGGTTCGCTTCTGATCGACAAGGTCGATGAGAACGGCCAGGCGCTCGCCGGCGCTTGCTTCCAGCTGCTGGGCTCGACTAATGTCGGCCCGGTCTGCGACAACGGAGCAGCGGATACCGATCCAGCGGAAGGCAAGATCGGGATTGCCAACATCCCGGCGGGGGACTACACCCTGACCGAGACCCAGGCCCCGGCGGGCTTCAGCCAGGCCGCAAGTCAGAACGTGACGATCGCAGTCGGCGAAACGCTGGATGTTCAGGTCGTCAATGTGGCCAGCACTCCGGCGGTCGGTATGCTCGTCATCAACGTGACGGACGACGCTGGCAACGCGCTGGGCGGCGCCTGCTTTACCTATGGCGGCACGAACATCTGTGACAACGGCATCGGTGACGAAAACCCGGCGCCAGGGGTCATCCAGGTTTCTGGTGTGGCCGTGGGCGACTACCAGGTGGTTCAGACGGTTGCGCCGACCGGTTTCCAGATCGCCGACGCGCAAGCAACCTCGATCACCGCGGACCAGACATCGGTGCTGGACTTCGTGCAGACGGCAGCCGAGCCGGAGACCGGCGGTCTCCAGATCGACCTGACCGACGACGAGGGCAACCCGGTCGAAGGCGCCTGCATCTCGGTCACCCCGTCCAGCAATGTGACGGGCGGTGAATCGATCGTTCTCTGCGACGGCGGCGAAGAAGACACGAATCCGGCGCCAGGCGTTCTGGTGGTCGAGGACCTGCCGGTCGGCACCTGGACGGTGTCGCAGGCATCGATTCCAGGAGAGGAATCGGCGCAGGTGGCTGGCATCGACTTCAAGGTCCAGCCGTTGCAGGGCGACGTCGCGTCAGCCGCCGCCATCAGCAGCAACTCCAAGACGGTCACGGTCAAGGCGAACGTCATCGTCATCGTGATCATCATCATCATCGTGAACCCGCCGACCGAGGGCTCGCTGCAGATCGTCAAGCGCGCGCAGGACACCAACCTGCTGCAGGGCGGCGCCTGCTTCCGGGTCACCGGCCAGGGTAACGACATCGAGGTTTGCGACAACGACGGGGTCGACCAGAACACGACCGTTGGCGTGATCCTTCTCACCGAGCTTGGCGAAGGGGACTACACCGTTTCGGAAACCCAGGCGCCTGCGGGCTACGATCCGGCTCCGGATCAGATCGCCACGGTGCTTGGCGGGCTCAAGACTTCGATCACCTTCAAGGATCCGAAGTCGAACACCCCGGGCGAGCTGACGATCCTCAAGATCGACAACTACGGCGATCCGATTCTGGGCACCTGTTTCTCGCTCCGTCAGGGCAACAGCACGGTCTACGGACCGGTCTGCGACGCCGACGACGGTTCGAACGACGGGCAAATAACATTCACCAATGTCACGCCGGGCAACTACACCCTGCGCGAGACGACCACGGCCGGGCCGGACTGGCAGCCGATCAACGATATCGCGGTGACGGTCCATGCAGGCGTGAATCCGGACCTGCCGGTGGTCAATACCCTCAAGACCGGTAGCGTTCGCATCACCAAGCAGAACCAGAACGGCACCCAGACGCTGGGTGGGTCCTGCTTCGGTCTCGATCGTGGCAACGGGCTCGAGTTCGTCACCTGCGACAACCAGCCGGGCGATGCCGACCCAGCGGTGGGCATCATCCTGATCAACAACGTTCCGCCGGGCGCCTATGAGCTCGTCGAAACGCAGGCGCCTCCGGGCTACGACGTTGGCCCGAACGCCGATATTGCGGTCGACCCGGCCAAGGTTACGCAGGTTGCGGTGCGCAATACTCCGTCCGCCCCGCCGACCGATGTGGGCAACCTGACGATCCAGAAGAAGGATCAGAAGGGCGCGGCCCTGGCGGGCGCCTGCTTCGTCCTCAAGCAGGGCAACGTGACCAAGTACGGTCCGGTCTGTGATGAAGACGACGGAGCGAGCGATGGAACCATCACGTTCACCGGTGTGGGCGTGGGTGATTACGGCATCGTCGAGACGCGCAAGCCCTCGGCCGACTACCAGACCCCGCCGACGACCTATGTGACCATCACCAAGAACCAGACCAAGACCGTCACGATCACGAACGTGCTGCGGCCGGGCCTGATTCAGATCACGAAGGTCGATCAGAAGGGGCATCCGCTCACGAATGCTTGCTTCAAGATCACACCGGGCAACTTCGCGGTCCAGTGCACCGACGGTTCTGGCACGGTGGTCTTCCAGAATCTGCCGCCGGGTGTCTACACCGTCACCGAGACAAAGGCGCCGTATGGCTATCAGCTGGCGCCGGCCGTCACGAACGTTGTGGTCAATCCTGGCCTGACGACGCCGCTGACGATCGTGAACAAGCTGCTGCCGCCGCCGCCGGATGCAGGCTCGATCAAGTTGATCAAGTTCTACTGCCCGCAGACGTCGAATGCGGAGACATGGACTGTCTACGATTCGTCCGACTCGGTGCAGACGCCGCTGGCGCTGACTGCCAACTGCAAGAAGGGCGATGCGACCTTCACGCTGAGCCGCAAGGACGGCACTGGCACACCGATCACCTTCAGCACCGGACAGGATGGCGAGGCGCACCTGACGCTTCAGTCGGGTGTCTACATCCTGACGGAGAAGGGGACCGGGACCAAGGTCGAGGTGACCGTCTACGTCGGTCAGCAGACGACCGTGGTGGTGTTGAACTACGTCAAGCCGCCGAAACCGGCTCCGGTCACCGTCGAGGTGCGCAAGTTCACCTGCGATCCGGGCTTCAAGGGCCAGTTCTATCTCGACTTCATCAATGCCTGCGGCTCGGCCAGCGCCTTGACCAACGGTGTGGAGGTCCGTCTGAGTGGCGTGTCGATCAACCAGACCCGCTACACCGGCGACACCGGAGTTCAGGGGTTGACCCGGTTCACGCAGCTTCCGGCAGGGAACTACTCGCTGCAGGAGAAGACGCCGGAAGGAACCTCCGTTTACGTCTGGTGCGGTGTTCGGCTCGATAGTTACGAGTTCGGCGCCATCGGCAGCATCATCAACTTCCCGCTCGAGAGCGGCCAGACGATGTACTGCGCCTACTTCAATGTGCCGGATGTGGTGACCGATACGACCGGCACCATCGTGGTCGAGAAGTACGGTTGCGCGCTGCCGGCGGTGAAGCGCCCGGCGAACTTCGATTGGTTCGCCAACTGCGCGCCGCAAACCACCGGCGTCCGCTTCACCATCTCGAAGCTGGTCGATGGGCAGTACGTCCCGACGCTCGCAGGTGTGACGGATGTGAACGGTCAGCTCAAGTTCCCGAATCTCGCGCCGGGAACCTACAAGCTGCAGGAAGTCGGCGCCGACTGGTGCCACGCTGAGTCCGACGCGGTCAACGCCCAGGGCGACGTGGTGGTCACCGCTGGCAAGCGCTCGACGGTCTGGATCTTCAATTGCATCCCGACCAACCAGCCGCCGAACACCGGCGTTGGCTCGACTGCCGGAATCGTCCTGCCGGGCCTGGCTCCTCCGGGAGCTGGCTCGGGGGCGATCCTGCCGAGCGGGATCGCGCTGGAGTACCACCGTCGCTTCGTGGCCATTTTCGGCTAG
- a CDS encoding S8 family serine peptidase — protein sequence MGFDTIWSRTSLRRSMSLLLMTLLVISGISASVRPAPIAAQEPQQIPYGNVIVVLQDGVDPSLFASASGVSPAFVYDTLITGFAADLTEEAARRLAQVPQVSGIFPDLPVDPTAQIIPTGIERVNAPRNAFFPFTNGSGGSVGGTVAVVDSGVALLSDLNVVGGYNCTSPDTTDWTDGFGHGTHVAGTLGAINNTDGVVGVAPGVGIFSARMLNSGGSGSQSQLVCALEAVANQGGISVANLSLTTNDSTPGTCGVNASALHQAICNLVAGGTSVVVAAGNFGLEVAATTMAGYPEVISVSAFQDFDGRPGGLSSTLCASGSVDDTFWASSNWGSLVDIMGPGVCIRSYNQSGTQVYRSGTSMATPHVSGALALYYAANPGASVSAARSWLLGTAAISQAAAGVSGGKSGEPVLSLGDDLPTPTPTATRTATATRTPTLTSTPSSTSTATATASVTNTATATMTPSNTVTASATATPSSTFTATSTATVTSTVTATRTRTATQTPSNTATATATGATSTPTATATRTPSVTPTPPSGLGPGAVGQTTSSLNLRSGPSTGYPVIAVLPKNTQVLVTGYSVNSGAYVFIPVSTSYGDGWVASEYVTLVGTATPTRTSTTTSTVTSTRTITATPSATTPGGTATHTPTASATRTATTAGGFPIGSAVRTTASINLRTGPGTGFSIITVLSSNSYGTVLDGPVPSGGLQWYQVDMGSKGTGWVAGNYLALVSGVTTTPTRTPTRTPTVTQTTVSGGFPAGSTVRTTAGVNMRQGPGTGYW from the coding sequence ATGGGTTTCGACACGATCTGGAGTCGAACGTCACTGCGTAGAAGCATGTCGTTGCTGCTGATGACGTTGCTCGTCATCTCCGGAATCAGCGCATCGGTCAGACCGGCGCCGATCGCCGCGCAGGAGCCCCAGCAAATTCCCTATGGAAATGTCATCGTCGTCTTGCAGGACGGCGTCGATCCGTCGCTGTTCGCCTCGGCATCGGGCGTTTCGCCGGCGTTCGTCTATGACACGCTCATCACCGGGTTCGCGGCTGATCTGACCGAAGAGGCGGCACGACGGTTGGCGCAAGTGCCGCAGGTGAGCGGGATCTTTCCCGATCTGCCCGTCGATCCGACCGCGCAAATCATTCCCACCGGCATCGAGCGGGTCAACGCTCCCCGGAATGCCTTTTTCCCGTTTACCAACGGTTCTGGCGGATCGGTCGGCGGCACGGTCGCCGTGGTCGATTCGGGAGTCGCCCTGCTCTCAGATCTCAACGTCGTTGGGGGGTACAACTGCACGTCGCCCGATACGACTGATTGGACCGATGGCTTCGGCCATGGCACCCATGTCGCCGGAACACTTGGCGCGATCAACAACACGGACGGCGTGGTTGGCGTGGCGCCGGGTGTGGGCATCTTCTCCGCGCGCATGCTCAATTCGGGCGGGAGCGGCAGCCAGTCGCAGCTCGTCTGCGCGTTGGAGGCTGTCGCGAACCAGGGCGGAATCAGTGTCGCCAACCTGAGCTTGACCACGAATGATTCCACCCCTGGTACGTGCGGCGTCAACGCATCGGCGCTGCACCAGGCAATTTGCAACCTGGTGGCCGGCGGAACCTCGGTCGTGGTTGCTGCGGGGAACTTCGGTCTGGAAGTGGCGGCAACGACCATGGCCGGGTATCCCGAGGTCATCTCGGTATCCGCGTTCCAGGATTTCGATGGTCGTCCGGGTGGACTGAGCTCGACCCTATGCGCCTCGGGTTCCGTCGATGACACCTTCTGGGCAAGCAGTAACTGGGGTTCCCTGGTCGACATCATGGGACCAGGCGTCTGCATCCGTTCCTATAACCAGAGTGGCACGCAGGTGTATCGCAGCGGCACCAGCATGGCGACGCCGCATGTGTCGGGCGCTTTGGCGCTCTACTACGCGGCGAATCCAGGAGCGTCGGTGAGCGCTGCCCGCAGTTGGTTGCTTGGCACGGCCGCGATCTCCCAGGCTGCGGCAGGGGTTTCTGGTGGGAAGTCGGGCGAGCCGGTCCTCAGTCTCGGGGACGACTTGCCGACGCCAACTCCGACAGCAACGCGGACTGCCACTGCAACGCGGACGCCGACATTGACTTCGACGCCGTCCAGCACGTCCACGGCAACGGCAACCGCCTCGGTGACGAATACGGCCACTGCAACCATGACACCGTCGAACACCGTCACGGCGTCGGCAACCGCAACGCCCTCCAGCACCTTTACGGCGACGTCAACGGCCACTGTGACCAGTACCGTCACGGCGACCAGAACGCGGACGGCAACGCAGACACCATCGAACACCGCGACTGCGACGGCCACTGGCGCAACCTCGACCCCGACGGCTACCGCCACGCGCACACCATCGGTCACTCCGACTCCGCCGTCTGGTCTCGGCCCTGGAGCGGTGGGGCAAACCACGTCCAGCTTGAACTTGCGGTCGGGGCCGTCGACGGGCTACCCGGTGATCGCCGTGCTGCCAAAGAACACGCAGGTGCTGGTGACCGGGTACTCTGTCAACTCCGGAGCCTATGTCTTCATTCCGGTTTCCACCAGCTACGGTGACGGTTGGGTGGCGTCGGAGTACGTCACGCTCGTCGGCACTGCCACTCCGACCAGAACCTCGACCACGACCAGTACCGTGACATCGACGCGCACGATCACAGCGACACCGTCTGCCACCACGCCCGGCGGAACCGCGACCCATACACCGACCGCCAGTGCCACCCGCACCGCTACGACTGCGGGCGGGTTCCCGATCGGGAGCGCCGTGCGCACGACTGCTTCGATCAACCTGCGCACCGGGCCAGGAACCGGGTTCAGCATTATCACCGTGCTTTCGAGCAATTCGTATGGAACTGTGCTCGACGGACCGGTCCCTAGTGGTGGCTTACAGTGGTACCAGGTCGATATGGGGAGCAAGGGCACCGGCTGGGTGGCCGGGAACTACCTGGCGCTTGTTTCCGGGGTTACCACGACACCCACGCGTACACCAACACGCACTCCGACGGTCACACAGACCACCGTGAGCGGCGGATTCCCCGCCGGAAGCACCGTGCGCACGACCGCAGGTGTGAACATGCGCCAGGGACCCGGAACCGGGTACTGGTGA